The proteins below are encoded in one region of Sideroxydans lithotrophicus ES-1:
- a CDS encoding RluA family pseudouridine synthase, which yields MNGLSKESVSWLEIDEGSEGQRIDNFLFRHLKGVPKSHVYRILRGEVRVNKKRVDQTYRLQLGDILRIPPIRVAEKPESEYVPATEFPILYEDEALLAINKPSGTAVHGGSGVSFGVIEQLRSARPQAKLLELVHRLDRETSGVLLVAKKRSALTGLHEIMREGNSDKRYFALVLGQWKNAKQHVKLPLHKFDTPQGEKRVMVREDGQASHTIFTLQQSWPEFTLLEAQLKTGRTHQIRVHLSHLGFPIAGDDKYGDFARNKELAKRGLKRMFLHAHSIAFNHPLTGEPLSITAPLPPELQNFLNKLDAAAA from the coding sequence ATGAATGGTTTAAGCAAAGAATCTGTCAGCTGGCTGGAAATCGACGAGGGCAGCGAGGGCCAGCGCATCGACAACTTCCTGTTCCGTCACCTGAAAGGCGTGCCCAAAAGCCATGTCTACCGCATCCTGCGCGGCGAGGTCAGGGTGAACAAGAAGCGTGTGGACCAGACCTACCGCCTGCAACTGGGAGATATCCTGCGCATTCCCCCTATTCGCGTAGCGGAAAAGCCGGAAAGCGAATACGTCCCGGCCACCGAATTCCCCATTCTCTATGAGGACGAAGCCCTGCTGGCCATCAACAAACCGTCCGGAACGGCGGTGCACGGCGGCAGCGGGGTGAGCTTCGGGGTCATCGAGCAGTTGCGCAGCGCGCGGCCGCAAGCCAAACTCCTTGAACTGGTGCACCGGCTCGACCGCGAGACCTCGGGAGTGCTGCTGGTGGCGAAGAAGCGTTCGGCGCTGACCGGGCTGCACGAGATCATGCGCGAGGGGAATAGCGACAAACGCTACTTCGCCCTGGTGCTGGGGCAGTGGAAGAACGCCAAACAGCATGTGAAACTGCCGCTGCACAAGTTCGACACCCCGCAAGGCGAAAAGCGGGTGATGGTGCGCGAAGACGGGCAGGCCTCGCATACCATCTTCACCCTGCAGCAGAGCTGGCCGGAATTCACTTTGCTGGAGGCGCAACTGAAGACCGGACGCACCCACCAGATCCGCGTACACCTCTCGCATCTGGGTTTCCCCATCGCAGGCGACGACAAATATGGCGATTTCGCGCGCAACAAGGAACTGGCGAAACGGGGCCTGAAACGCATGTTCCTGCATGCCCACAGCATTGCATTCAACCATCCGCTTACCGGTGAGCCGCTGAGCATCACGGCGCCGTTGCCGCCGGAATTGCAGAATTTCCTGAACAAACTGGACGCTGCTGCTGCCTAA
- a CDS encoding Rne/Rng family ribonuclease translates to MKRMLFNATQPEELRVAIVDGQKLIDLDIETAGKEQRKSNIYKAVITRIEPSLEACFVEYGGTRHGFLPFKEVSPQYYSAGAGNRPSIKEALKEGQELLVQVEKDERGNKGAALTTYISLAGRYIVLMPNNPNGGGVSRRIEGEDRNELRDVLAQMEVPHGMSIIARTAGIGRNLDELQWDLDYLKQLWDAIEGAAESEKAPSLIYLESSLVVRAIRDYFNPEIGEILIDTDDIYHQAQAFMSTVMPDHVDRIKRYHDDVPLFSRFQIEHQIESAHARQVNLPSGGAIVIDHTEALTAIDINSARATRGGDIETTALNTNLEAADEIARQLRLRDLGGLIVIDFIDMESSKNQREVENRLRDALHFDRARIQTAKISRFGLLELSRQRLAPSLEESSYSTCPRCNGIGHIRGTESSALNILRIIQEEAMKDSSAAIHAQVPVDVATFLLNEKRADIHRIESRFKTAVILIPNPHMETPQYNVTRLRQDDITADHLQASYKLVEKPEEVKPALASTAQEIKAQRPQAAVRGITPAQPAPKHEVKTEKKTSLLGSLVGWLKSLGGESEPAKPAAPAKSGRGNQRRERGERSERGERGERGEGGKQRRDRNEGGKQQRRDRNEAPRTDNKEQKEQPENRGERQQQQPRQPRPSSVDKPALEAPKPVVAGEEGNGNREGRKRGRRGGRRERERREQQVAAPSGENAVVQTSGQSAAPATGEIAAVPAPVQRTTPTEYVAYPDSMKKARPTEVVCYPAQSAPAPATVVAAPAAAPAPVAAPVDLGSSGLTLIETDPNKAASIAPAQENRSQPPRRRQRPREIYTIENSEPLQQVETHSPN, encoded by the coding sequence ATGAAACGCATGTTATTCAATGCGACGCAGCCGGAAGAACTCCGCGTCGCCATTGTGGATGGTCAGAAACTCATCGACCTCGACATTGAAACCGCCGGTAAAGAGCAACGCAAGAGCAACATCTACAAAGCCGTCATCACCCGCATCGAGCCCAGCCTCGAAGCCTGCTTCGTCGAATACGGTGGTACCCGCCACGGATTCCTCCCCTTTAAAGAAGTCTCTCCGCAGTATTACAGCGCCGGCGCCGGCAATCGCCCTTCCATCAAGGAAGCGCTGAAAGAAGGCCAGGAACTGCTGGTGCAAGTGGAAAAGGACGAACGCGGCAACAAGGGCGCTGCCCTCACCACATATATAAGTCTGGCCGGCCGTTACATCGTGCTGATGCCGAACAACCCCAACGGTGGCGGTGTCTCCCGCCGTATCGAAGGCGAAGATCGCAACGAACTGCGCGACGTGCTGGCCCAGATGGAAGTGCCGCATGGCATGAGCATCATCGCCCGCACCGCGGGCATCGGCCGCAACCTCGACGAATTGCAGTGGGACCTGGACTACCTCAAACAACTGTGGGACGCCATCGAAGGCGCCGCAGAATCCGAGAAGGCGCCTTCCCTGATCTATCTGGAAAGCAGCCTGGTGGTGCGCGCCATCCGTGACTACTTCAACCCGGAGATCGGCGAGATCCTGATCGACACCGACGACATCTACCACCAGGCGCAGGCGTTCATGAGCACAGTGATGCCGGACCATGTCGACCGCATCAAGCGCTACCACGACGACGTGCCGCTGTTCTCGCGTTTCCAGATCGAACACCAGATCGAATCGGCACACGCACGCCAGGTGAACCTGCCTTCCGGCGGCGCCATCGTCATCGACCACACCGAAGCGCTGACCGCCATCGACATCAACTCCGCGCGCGCCACTCGCGGCGGCGACATCGAGACCACCGCGCTCAACACCAACCTGGAAGCGGCTGACGAGATCGCCCGCCAGTTGCGCCTGCGCGACCTGGGCGGCCTCATCGTCATCGACTTCATCGACATGGAGTCGAGCAAGAACCAGCGTGAAGTGGAGAACCGCCTGCGCGACGCCCTGCACTTCGACCGCGCCCGCATCCAGACTGCCAAGATCTCGCGTTTCGGCCTGCTGGAACTGTCGCGCCAGCGTCTGGCCCCCAGCCTGGAAGAAAGCAGCTACAGCACCTGCCCACGCTGCAACGGCATCGGCCACATCCGCGGCACCGAGTCTTCCGCACTGAACATCCTGCGCATCATCCAGGAAGAAGCGATGAAGGACAGCAGCGCCGCCATCCACGCACAAGTACCGGTGGACGTCGCCACCTTCCTGCTCAACGAGAAACGCGCCGACATCCATCGCATCGAATCGCGCTTCAAGACTGCCGTCATCCTCATCCCCAATCCGCACATGGAGACGCCGCAATACAACGTCACCCGCCTGCGCCAGGACGACATCACGGCCGACCACCTGCAAGCCAGCTATAAACTGGTGGAGAAACCGGAAGAGGTCAAGCCTGCGCTGGCCTCCACCGCACAGGAGATCAAGGCACAACGTCCGCAAGCGGCCGTGCGCGGCATCACCCCGGCACAACCCGCGCCCAAGCATGAAGTGAAGACAGAGAAGAAAACCTCGCTGCTCGGCAGCCTGGTCGGCTGGCTCAAGTCTCTCGGCGGTGAAAGCGAACCCGCAAAACCTGCCGCACCGGCCAAAAGCGGCCGCGGCAACCAGCGCCGCGAACGCGGCGAGCGGAGTGAACGGGGAGAGCGTGGCGAGCGTGGCGAAGGCGGCAAGCAACGCCGCGACCGCAACGAAGGCGGCAAGCAACAGCGCCGCGACCGCAACGAAGCTCCGCGCACCGACAACAAGGAGCAGAAAGAACAGCCGGAAAACCGCGGCGAGCGCCAACAGCAGCAACCGCGCCAGCCGCGTCCATCCAGTGTGGACAAGCCAGCGCTGGAGGCACCGAAGCCCGTGGTGGCAGGCGAAGAAGGCAACGGCAATCGTGAAGGCCGCAAGCGCGGTCGCCGCGGTGGCCGTCGCGAGCGCGAGCGTCGCGAACAGCAAGTGGCAGCACCGTCCGGCGAGAACGCAGTTGTTCAAACCAGCGGACAGTCCGCCGCACCTGCGACCGGAGAAATTGCCGCCGTTCCAGCGCCTGTGCAACGCACAACGCCGACCGAATACGTCGCCTATCCCGACTCGATGAAGAAGGCCAGGCCGACCGAAGTGGTCTGCTATCCGGCACAGTCTGCCCCGGCGCCAGCAACCGTCGTTGCAGCGCCTGCCGCTGCACCTGCTCCGGTTGCTGCCCCGGTCGACCTGGGCAGCAGCGGCCTGACCCTGATCGAGACCGATCCGAACAAGGCGGCAAGCATCGCACCGGCACAGGAAAATCGCAGCCAGCCCCCGCGTCGTCGCCAGCGTCCACGCGAGATCTACACCATCGAGAACAGCGAACCGCTGCAGCAGGTGGAGACGCATTCGCCGAACTGA
- a CDS encoding low molecular weight protein-tyrosine-phosphatase, whose amino-acid sequence MENNGKVRILFCCMGNICRSPTAEAVFRHYVAQAGLAERIHIDSAGTHDYHIGEAPDVRTQRAAKQRGYDMSDLRGRQVEAGDFKRFDYVLAMDEANLDILQRLRPRDAQSHLGLFLEFAECYREREVPDPYFGGADGFEHVLDMVEDAANGLLRHVRQHHLQG is encoded by the coding sequence ATGGAAAACAATGGCAAAGTAAGGATCCTGTTTTGTTGCATGGGCAATATCTGCCGGTCGCCCACGGCGGAAGCAGTGTTCCGGCATTACGTCGCACAGGCAGGGCTGGCCGAACGCATCCACATCGATTCGGCAGGCACGCACGATTACCACATCGGCGAAGCCCCGGATGTGCGCACGCAACGTGCCGCAAAGCAGCGCGGTTACGACATGAGCGATCTGCGCGGGCGCCAGGTCGAGGCGGGAGATTTCAAGCGTTTCGACTATGTGCTGGCGATGGACGAAGCGAACCTCGATATCCTCCAGCGTCTGCGCCCGCGCGATGCGCAAAGTCATCTCGGCTTGTTCCTGGAGTTCGCCGAGTGCTACCGCGAACGCGAAGTACCCGACCCCTATTTCGGCGGCGCCGACGGTTTCGAGCACGTGCTGGACATGGTGGAAGATGCGGCGAACGGTTTGCTGCGGCACGTCCGCCAACATCATCTGCAGGGTTGA
- a CDS encoding ATP-binding response regulator has translation MITPNEHKAIEAEQVKAYFNDANYLNLSGFAVFALLVVVVHEETPNWIWAPALAVLFLITLYRAYLIWQYHRAPERRTSTQWSNSQALTGGSAGVCWGLANTAMLAHLPVKYQLFVLTVSGVVAAASASEGFSLAQPPRVFTIASLTPPAIFLFTVGNQLHTVLGVMLLLLIPITIALGNKKNLIFTEVLRLRFHNEFLVTELSRQHELLEAASKSKSRFLAAASHDLRQPLAALILFLEQLELEQQLSPKGRGVLAHALLSTSSLSSLLDGLLDISRLDGHAIKPKIRPFPIQKLFDELEEEFCPLASNKGLRLRFAPCSSIVESDIILAEQILRNLISNAIRYTHSGRILVGCRHRYGMLSIEVHDTGIGIAEDQFPKIFDEFYQVDNSERDRQQGLGLGLSIVDRAARLLGHSVTLTSQLGKGSAFIVTLPLANPGEVVEQAVTGVAPEAPELAGRLIAFIENEGNIRVGISDLLQSWGCRVVVADSAATMLEQLEAMDDAVEMVISDFGLSRSINGVEAIAVIRRRWGERLPALLFTGDISKETYMLARDADLPILYKPAKAEALREAITTALESGKLQEVRE, from the coding sequence ATGATCACGCCAAACGAGCATAAAGCGATCGAAGCCGAGCAGGTCAAGGCGTATTTCAATGATGCGAATTATCTCAACCTGTCCGGTTTTGCGGTCTTTGCGTTGCTGGTTGTTGTTGTGCATGAGGAAACGCCCAACTGGATATGGGCGCCGGCGCTGGCAGTGCTTTTCCTGATCACGCTGTACCGCGCCTACCTGATCTGGCAGTATCACCGCGCACCGGAACGCAGGACCTCAACCCAATGGAGCAACAGTCAGGCGCTGACCGGGGGATCGGCCGGCGTTTGCTGGGGGCTGGCCAACACGGCAATGCTGGCCCATCTGCCGGTCAAGTACCAGCTTTTCGTGTTGACGGTGTCAGGCGTGGTGGCCGCAGCTTCGGCATCCGAAGGGTTCTCTCTGGCCCAGCCGCCGCGTGTGTTCACCATCGCCAGTCTAACGCCGCCGGCCATTTTCCTGTTTACCGTCGGCAACCAGCTGCATACCGTGCTTGGCGTGATGTTGCTCCTGCTCATCCCGATCACCATCGCGCTCGGGAACAAGAAGAACCTCATCTTTACCGAAGTGCTGCGCCTGCGCTTCCATAACGAATTCCTGGTGACCGAACTGTCGCGTCAGCATGAGTTGCTGGAAGCGGCAAGCAAGTCGAAATCCCGCTTCCTTGCGGCGGCCAGCCATGATCTCCGCCAGCCCCTGGCGGCATTGATCCTTTTCCTGGAACAGCTGGAACTCGAGCAGCAGCTTTCCCCCAAGGGGAGGGGCGTGCTGGCGCATGCGCTGTTGTCCACCTCCTCCCTGAGCAGTCTGCTGGATGGCTTGCTCGACATTTCAAGGCTGGATGGCCACGCGATCAAGCCGAAGATCAGGCCGTTTCCCATCCAGAAACTATTTGACGAGCTGGAGGAGGAGTTCTGTCCGCTCGCCTCGAACAAGGGCCTCCGGCTGAGATTCGCACCGTGCTCATCGATTGTCGAAAGCGACATCATCCTGGCGGAACAGATCCTGCGTAACCTGATTTCCAATGCGATACGCTACACGCATTCCGGCCGCATTCTTGTCGGGTGCCGCCACCGCTATGGCATGCTCTCCATCGAAGTGCACGATACCGGCATCGGTATCGCCGAAGATCAGTTTCCCAAGATCTTCGATGAGTTCTATCAGGTCGACAATTCGGAACGCGACCGGCAGCAGGGGTTGGGGCTGGGATTGTCCATCGTCGATCGCGCAGCCCGTTTGCTCGGGCATAGCGTCACGTTGACTTCGCAACTGGGCAAGGGCTCTGCATTCATAGTCACCCTGCCGCTGGCGAATCCGGGGGAGGTTGTGGAACAAGCTGTTACAGGGGTCGCACCCGAGGCGCCGGAATTGGCCGGTCGCTTGATCGCCTTCATCGAGAACGAGGGCAACATCCGCGTGGGGATCAGCGATCTGCTGCAATCGTGGGGGTGCAGGGTGGTGGTCGCCGACTCGGCCGCAACCATGCTCGAGCAGCTCGAAGCCATGGACGATGCTGTCGAGATGGTCATCTCGGATTTCGGCTTGAGCAGATCCATCAACGGCGTCGAGGCGATCGCCGTGATACGCAGGCGCTGGGGGGAGCGGCTCCCGGCCTTGCTGTTTACCGGCGACATCAGCAAGGAGACTTATATGCTCGCCAGGGATGCCGACCTGCCAATCCTGTACAAGCCGGCCAAGGCGGAGGCCTTGCGCGAGGCCATCACCACTGCACTTGAAAGCGGCAAGCTGCAAGAGGTGCGTGAGTAG
- a CDS encoding GMC oxidoreductase has translation MEQNSPGGNGGEFTEKLEAVVIGSGFGGAISCCRLAQKWGTGVLLLERGKRYPMGAFPRSPHQMADNFWSDPSDKVRRPRHMRGKGLRGMYDIRNYSRMDAVVCAGLGGGSLIYANVFLEPPDEVFAANWPAGVDREFLQPYYDVARTVLGARPIPPWENDKRRHVSRTGLFRDFAREQGRESRLADICVFFGNDYNYKDPHAAPAAIGLQEKNRYGATQTSCTYCGECDVGCNTHSKNTVDLNYLHVAEHVHGARIQTESLVEKIVPLNELGGEDAAADGRFGYRVHYRHLDQGAAWVDTQRVVVSAGTLGTNELLLRCRDVHGSLPRISRQLGRRFSGNGDFVSFAAVGERIADPNYGPVITQYTDFNLLKAHDPERAFILEDASYPVFLAWFIEGMQPMLSPLGVARKIWRAIKWLWRRIRQMLFGGKWSGQVADLFHEMLRGDLSYRSSVLLCMGLDKGDGVLSLKDGHLDIQWPQATSMPLYRAIVDCGRKFKSFVGAAFFTPLPTWKWPLRNNITVHPLGGCAMAHDAEHGVVSAGSDRGQVFGYQGLYVADGSLMPGALGANPAATISAVSEWIAEGITGTVPSGDLGAHVPRQG, from the coding sequence ATGGAACAAAATAGTCCTGGCGGTAATGGCGGAGAATTTACTGAAAAGCTTGAAGCTGTCGTCATCGGCAGCGGTTTCGGCGGCGCCATCAGTTGCTGTCGCCTGGCGCAGAAGTGGGGCACAGGCGTGCTGCTGCTGGAACGCGGCAAGCGCTATCCGATGGGTGCTTTCCCGCGCTCTCCGCATCAGATGGCCGACAATTTCTGGAGCGACCCATCCGACAAGGTGCGCCGCCCCAGGCATATGCGCGGCAAGGGGCTGCGCGGCATGTATGACATCCGCAACTACTCCAGGATGGATGCCGTGGTCTGCGCCGGGCTGGGCGGCGGATCGCTGATCTATGCCAACGTGTTCCTGGAACCGCCCGACGAGGTGTTCGCCGCCAATTGGCCTGCCGGAGTGGATCGGGAATTCCTGCAGCCCTATTACGACGTTGCCAGAACCGTTCTCGGTGCGCGCCCCATTCCGCCCTGGGAAAACGACAAGCGCCGTCACGTCAGCCGCACCGGCTTGTTCCGGGATTTCGCCCGCGAGCAGGGGCGCGAATCGAGGCTTGCCGACATTTGCGTGTTCTTCGGCAACGACTACAACTATAAAGATCCGCACGCTGCACCAGCAGCCATCGGCCTGCAGGAAAAGAACCGCTACGGCGCGACGCAGACCTCTTGCACCTATTGCGGCGAATGCGACGTGGGCTGCAACACGCACTCGAAGAACACCGTGGATCTGAATTATCTGCATGTCGCCGAGCATGTGCACGGGGCGCGCATCCAGACCGAGTCCCTGGTGGAGAAGATCGTTCCGCTGAACGAGCTTGGCGGCGAGGATGCCGCTGCAGATGGCCGGTTCGGCTACCGGGTGCATTACCGTCATCTCGATCAAGGTGCTGCCTGGGTCGACACACAGCGTGTCGTGGTCTCTGCCGGAACATTGGGAACGAACGAGTTGCTGCTGCGCTGCCGCGATGTGCATGGCTCGTTGCCGCGTATCAGCCGGCAACTGGGGCGGCGTTTCTCCGGCAATGGCGATTTCGTTTCCTTCGCCGCCGTGGGGGAGAGGATCGCCGATCCCAATTACGGGCCGGTGATCACCCAGTACACGGATTTCAACCTGCTCAAGGCGCACGATCCGGAGCGGGCCTTCATTCTGGAAGACGCCAGTTATCCGGTCTTCCTGGCCTGGTTCATCGAAGGCATGCAGCCCATGCTGAGCCCGTTGGGAGTGGCGAGAAAGATCTGGCGCGCGATCAAGTGGCTGTGGCGGCGCATCAGGCAAATGCTGTTTGGCGGAAAATGGAGCGGACAGGTCGCCGATCTTTTCCATGAGATGCTCCGGGGCGACCTGTCATATCGCAGCAGCGTGCTTCTGTGCATGGGACTGGACAAGGGCGACGGCGTGCTGTCGTTGAAGGATGGCCATCTGGATATCCAGTGGCCGCAGGCAACCAGCATGCCGCTATACCGAGCCATCGTCGATTGCGGCAGGAAGTTCAAGTCGTTCGTCGGCGCCGCTTTCTTTACGCCGCTGCCGACCTGGAAGTGGCCGTTGCGGAACAACATCACGGTCCATCCTCTGGGCGGTTGCGCCATGGCGCACGATGCGGAACATGGGGTGGTCAGCGCGGGGAGCGACCGCGGCCAGGTTTTCGGCTACCAGGGACTGTATGTTGCGGACGGTTCGCTCATGCCCGGGGCGCTTGGTGCCAACCCGGCTGCCACCATTTCCGCAGTTTCCGAGTGGATTGCCGAGGGGATTACAGGTACAGTCCCGAGTGGCGACCTTGGCGCGCATGTTCCCCGTCAAGGATAA
- a CDS encoding metallophosphoesterase produces the protein MADVQPPPGIVFWPGGGGKRQRIAVLISDIHCTDCTVGNQTADEADWEGFFDELGNQLASTLAGDGEVLLILNGDVVDLLRSGRWAAAGVYPWQRKHERFRKIVLSIMRKIVVRHALDPAIHSRSSGFFHYLGKMAERLGRTRVTVIPIVGNHDKELQVLPEAREMYYRQCLGFSADDLSDGYRKWVAEQMGSDAGDIWPLLPFYFADPALRLFATHGQWRDSTNSRSTRRWKFRHGWQPLLWQQEQYRPFSDPCFGDTIASGLLSAFIWNTTQAIKRDVNPFAVHRSVNDGIEHIQNVLREMDLYRPSALAVMRLLGEARKLDRRDEDNRLLFQTVIDQYRNSLQAWLAYPETTLTAPLLFKFILPVIACCRRLHWALLDTGLMWLMAWASGREGKTSYSRLPAFRADYRSFGFRLHAEGHTHSAMEIDLHYSTPQQRRNYTYVNLGAWRNRIVRKFENKGYRRRSIGRALIVQGGVHAGSTGDSYGFTLRDVTSWGDRLDQW, from the coding sequence ATGGCTGATGTCCAGCCGCCTCCCGGAATTGTCTTCTGGCCTGGCGGCGGGGGTAAGCGGCAGCGTATCGCCGTATTGATCAGCGACATCCATTGCACCGATTGCACCGTCGGCAACCAGACGGCGGACGAGGCGGACTGGGAAGGGTTCTTCGACGAACTGGGCAACCAGTTGGCAAGTACACTCGCCGGGGATGGCGAGGTGTTGTTGATACTCAACGGGGATGTCGTCGATCTGTTGCGGTCCGGGCGTTGGGCTGCAGCTGGTGTATATCCCTGGCAACGCAAACATGAGCGTTTCAGGAAGATCGTGCTGTCCATCATGCGAAAGATCGTTGTGCGGCACGCTCTCGATCCGGCGATACATTCGCGTTCATCCGGGTTCTTCCACTATCTTGGGAAGATGGCTGAGCGGTTGGGGCGCACGCGCGTGACAGTCATTCCCATCGTCGGGAACCATGACAAGGAGTTGCAGGTTTTGCCCGAGGCGCGCGAGATGTATTACCGGCAATGCCTCGGGTTTTCCGCGGACGATTTGAGTGACGGCTACCGCAAATGGGTGGCTGAGCAGATGGGTAGCGATGCGGGCGACATCTGGCCGCTGTTGCCGTTCTATTTTGCCGACCCGGCTTTGCGCCTCTTCGCTACGCACGGCCAATGGCGCGACAGTACCAATTCGCGCTCGACAAGACGCTGGAAGTTCCGCCATGGCTGGCAGCCGCTCCTGTGGCAGCAGGAGCAGTATCGCCCGTTCAGCGATCCTTGTTTCGGCGATACGATAGCCAGCGGGCTGCTTTCCGCCTTTATCTGGAATACCACTCAGGCCATCAAGCGGGACGTCAACCCTTTTGCGGTACATCGTTCCGTGAATGACGGGATCGAGCACATCCAGAACGTGCTGCGCGAGATGGATCTGTACCGCCCGTCTGCGCTGGCAGTCATGCGCTTGTTGGGAGAGGCCAGGAAACTGGATCGTCGCGACGAAGACAACAGGCTGCTTTTTCAGACGGTGATTGATCAGTATCGCAACAGCCTGCAGGCGTGGCTGGCTTATCCGGAAACCACATTGACAGCTCCGCTGCTATTCAAATTTATCTTGCCTGTCATCGCATGTTGCAGACGCCTGCACTGGGCCTTGCTGGATACAGGTTTGATGTGGCTGATGGCATGGGCCTCGGGCAGGGAAGGAAAGACTTCTTACTCCAGGCTTCCGGCATTTCGTGCCGATTACCGGTCTTTTGGGTTCCGCCTGCATGCCGAGGGCCATACTCATTCTGCGATGGAAATCGACCTGCATTACAGCACTCCGCAACAACGGCGCAATTACACTTATGTGAATCTGGGTGCATGGCGCAACCGCATCGTGCGGAAATTCGAAAACAAGGGTTATCGCCGCCGCAGCATCGGACGTGCCCTGATCGTGCAAGGCGGAGTGCATGCAGGTTCAACCGGCGATTCCTACGGTTTCACTTTGCGCGATGTCACCAGTTGGGGAGACCGTCTGGATCAGTGGTAG
- a CDS encoding alpha/beta fold hydrolase, with protein MTNEGGSTRIEFSELMHGYASAAATTFADGHADGEKAGNALAIDVSVLIPDLELFLTDPAHAGTLGGKIDCSLLGGICPVQSGVFRLLPDTADLDRKVMYYQLYATTPQQQPITFIGVKQVQHDAPFDLWRDTTTLYVNIYRGHIDPDKAAQTEIWMTGIIGLGLQDFIQVLGQLRATAADGSSSLAGLAQFGKYFAGKLWDVYGPALPPASNQPKRKYPRFTNEGVSGAEVSVHPFSTDDGLTLQLTRFRRADCGDVVLIVHGLTTSSDMFIMPEHKNLVQTLLDQGYGDVWTLDFRGSCRFPYNLARHRYTFDDIALFDHPAAIAELRRHIGGDRRIHIVAHCVGALTMAMSLFGRTIQGISSAVLNCVALTPNVSPWARMKLAVGPWACDHLLGIEYMNPSWRRERGWSAGKLLALGADLAHKECDSPECHMLSFMWGDGHPSLFNHVNLAPETHERLGDLFGGTAVNYYRHVLKMVKNDNTVVKYDADDPRYAALPDDYFRHAAEMTTPILLTQGQENRVFTDSNILCHERLEQIVPGRHRLHVFPGYGHQDVFMGKNVHEDIFPAMISFLREHSHG; from the coding sequence ATGACGAATGAGGGTGGCAGCACAAGGATCGAGTTTTCGGAATTGATGCACGGCTATGCCAGCGCGGCGGCGACCACGTTCGCCGATGGCCATGCCGACGGCGAGAAGGCCGGGAATGCACTGGCTATCGATGTTTCAGTGCTCATCCCGGACCTGGAACTCTTTCTGACCGACCCGGCGCATGCGGGCACGCTCGGCGGCAAGATAGATTGTTCCCTGCTTGGCGGGATCTGCCCGGTGCAGTCCGGCGTGTTCCGGCTGCTGCCGGATACGGCAGACCTCGACCGCAAGGTGATGTATTACCAGCTGTACGCCACGACACCGCAACAGCAGCCGATCACCTTTATCGGCGTGAAGCAGGTGCAGCACGATGCGCCATTCGATCTGTGGCGCGACACGACGACGCTCTACGTCAACATCTATCGCGGTCATATCGATCCGGACAAGGCGGCACAAACCGAGATATGGATGACCGGCATCATCGGCCTCGGACTGCAGGATTTCATCCAGGTGCTGGGGCAGTTGCGCGCCACCGCAGCCGACGGCAGCAGCAGCCTGGCAGGGCTTGCGCAATTCGGCAAATATTTTGCCGGCAAGCTGTGGGATGTCTACGGTCCAGCGCTGCCGCCGGCGAGCAATCAACCCAAACGCAAGTATCCGCGCTTCACCAATGAAGGCGTAAGCGGCGCCGAGGTCTCGGTGCATCCGTTCAGCACCGATGATGGCCTGACGTTGCAGCTCACCCGGTTCAGGCGCGCCGACTGCGGCGATGTGGTGTTGATCGTCCACGGGCTGACGACCTCGTCCGACATGTTCATCATGCCGGAGCACAAGAACCTGGTGCAGACCCTGCTCGACCAGGGTTACGGCGATGTGTGGACGCTCGACTTCCGCGGCAGCTGCCGTTTTCCCTACAACCTCGCACGCCATCGCTACACCTTCGACGACATCGCGCTGTTCGATCATCCGGCGGCCATCGCCGAATTGCGCCGGCACATCGGCGGCGACAGGCGTATCCATATCGTGGCGCATTGCGTCGGGGCGCTGACGATGGCAATGAGCCTGTTCGGAAGAACGATACAGGGCATCAGCAGCGCCGTTCTCAATTGCGTGGCGCTGACGCCGAACGTGTCCCCTTGGGCAAGGATGAAACTCGCCGTCGGCCCCTGGGCTTGCGACCATCTGCTCGGCATCGAATACATGAATCCGTCGTGGCGGCGGGAGCGGGGCTGGTCGGCAGGCAAGTTGCTGGCGCTGGGTGCCGACTTGGCGCACAAGGAGTGCGATTCTCCCGAATGCCATATGCTGAGTTTCATGTGGGGGGACGGCCATCCTTCGCTGTTCAATCATGTCAATCTGGCCCCCGAAACGCACGAACGCCTGGGCGACCTGTTTGGCGGGACGGCGGTGAATTACTACCGCCATGTGTTGAAGATGGTGAAGAACGACAACACTGTCGTCAAATACGATGCGGACGATCCGCGCTATGCGGCACTTCCCGACGATTATTTCCGGCATGCTGCGGAAATGACGACGCCCATCCTGCTGACCCAGGGACAGGAGAACCGCGTCTTCACCGATTCCAACATCCTCTGCCATGAGCGTCTGGAACAGATCGTTCCCGGACGCCACCGGTTGCATGTCTTTCCCGGCTACGGGCATCAGGATGTGTTCATGGGCAAGAATGTGCATGAAGACATCTTCCCTGCGATGATCTCTTTCCTGCGCGAGCACAGCCATGGCTGA